A stretch of the Microcebus murinus isolate Inina chromosome 6, M.murinus_Inina_mat1.0, whole genome shotgun sequence genome encodes the following:
- the ADAM20 gene encoding disintegrin and metalloproteinase domain-containing protein 20, with amino-acid sequence MAVGETLLYLRATLLLLWLEVSLSSYGHSQARPSQHLTSPEVVIPLRVISKGRGAKAPGWVSYSLRFGGQRHIIHMKVKKLLVSTPLPVFTYTEQDALLQDQPFIPDDCFYDGYVEGFPVSLVALSTCSGGFRGMLQINDLTYEIEPIRISATFEHLMYKIDSEDTQFPPMRCALTEEIIARQLQLQLSYNFTLKQSAYFGWWTHQRFLEIAVVVDHDRYLFSESNVSVVQHQVFVVINIVDALYHPLNIDLILTGLEIWTEKNPFNTSQDIDHAVEEFAFWKFVNLDKRMHHDAAHLFIKEFNGVKLGVAYVRGICQSPFNCGIDVFIDNSVVFFALSLAHELGHNLGMIHDTVWCVCGLEFCIMYAYKKPTSKFSNCSYAEYLDNSYKTGLCLHPPPYPGNIFRLNFCGNLVVEEGEECDCGTVHQCAEDPCCLSDCTLSPGAACAFGMCCKNCKFMPSGTLCRQQVSECDLPEWCNGTSHQCPDDMYVQDGFSCGVNTYCYKKSCSNHDIQCKEIFGKDALSASQSCYEEINTRGNRFGHCGIAGTIYVRCLTADIMCGRVQCENVREIPKLIDHTTVHQFHFNDTTCWGTDYHLGMSIPDVGQVKDGTPCGPEKICINRKCASMVRLSPTCKPETCNMRGVCNNKQHCHCDRGWAPPFCKDQGFGGSNDSGPPPGNSTEIPKVKRIWGYMLLLLLPLILLFIFFLLVLFKKSKETPEED; translated from the coding sequence ATGGCAGTGGGTGAGACCCTGCTATACCTCAGGGCCACTCTTCTGCTGCTCTGGCTTGAGGTGTCTTTGTCCTCTTATGGCCATTCTCAGGCCAGGCCCTCCCAGCATTTAACCTCACCGGAAGTGGTGATCCCCTTGAGGGTGATCAGCAAGGGCAGAGGTGCAAAGGCTCCAGGATGGGTCTCCTATAGCCTGCGGTTTGGGGGCCAGAGACACATTATCCACATGAAGGTCAAGAAGCTGTTAGTTTCCACACCCCTCCCTGTGTTCACCTACACGGAGCAGGATGCCCTCCTCCAGGATCAGCCCTTCATCCCTGATGACTGCTTTTACGACGGTTATGTGGAAGGGTTCCCTGTGTCCCTGGTTGCCCTCAGTACCTGTTCTGGGGGTTTTCGAGGAATGCTACAGATAAATGACCTTACTTATGAAATTGAGCCAATTAGGATTTCTGCCACATTTGAACACCTGATGTATAAGATAGACAGTGAAGACACACAGTTCCCACCTATGAGATGTGCTTTAACAGAAGAGATAATAGCACGTCAATTGCAGTTGCAATTGTCATACAATTTCACTCTGAAGCAAAGTGCTTATTTCGGCTGGTGGACCCACCAGAGGTTTCTTGAGATTGCAGTGGTTGTAGACCATGATAGATACCTTTTCTCTGAAAGTAATGTGTCAGTAGTTCAGCACCAAGTATTTGTTGTTATCAATATTGTGGATGCTCTCTATCATCCTCTTAACATTGATTTAATTTTGACTGGGCTTGAGATATGGactgaaaaaaatccatttaatacCAGTCAGGACATAGATCATGCTGTGGAGGAGTTTGCTTTTTGGAAGTTTGTTAACTTGGATAAACGAATGCACCATGATGCTGCacatctttttataaaagaattcaaTGGTGTGAAGCTTGGTGTTGCCTATGTTAGAGGAATATGCCAGAGTCCATTTAATTGTGGAATTGATGTTTTTATAGACAACAGCGTGGTTTTTTTTGCACTGTCTTTGGCCCATGAGCTTGGTCATAATTTGGGTATGATACATGACactgtatggtgtgtgtgtgggctAGAATTTTGCATAATGTATGCCTACAAAAAGCCAACAAGTAAATTCAGCAACTGCAGTTATGCCGAATACTTGGACAATAGTTACAAGACTGGATTATGTCTTCACCCTCCTCCATATCCAGGTAATATCTTTAGGCTGAATTTCTGTGGAAACCTAGTGGTTGAAGAAGGGGAGGAGTGTGACTGTGGAACAGTGCATCAGTGTGCGGAAGATCCCTGTTGTCTGTCAGACTGCACTCTGAGTCCTGGAGCTGCTTGTGCTTTCGGAATGTGTTGCAAAAACTGCAAATTCATGCCATCAGGAACTTTATGTAGACAACAGGTCAGTGAATGTGACCTTCCAGAGTGGTGCAATGGGACATCCCATCAATGCCCAGATGATATGTATGTGCAGGATGGGTTTTCCTGTGGTGTTAATACCTACTGCTATAAAAAGTCATGCAGTAACCATGATATTCAATGTAAAGAAATTTTTGGCAAAGATGCACTGAGTGCATCTCAGAGTTGCTATGAAGAAATCAATACCCGAGGAAATCGTTTTGGTCACTGTGGTATTGCAGGCACAATATATGTACGGTGTTTGACCGCTGATATCATGTGTGGGAGAGTTCAGTGTGAAAATGTAAGAGAGATTCCCAAACTGATAGACCATACTACAGTGCATCAATTTCACTTCAATGACACAACTTGCTGGGGAACTGATTATCATTTAGGGATGTCTATACCTGATGTTGGTCAAGTGAAAGATGGAACTCCATGTGGTCCAGAAAAGATCTGCATCAACAGGAAGTGTGCCAGCATGGTTCGTCTGTCACCAACCTGTAAACCTGAGACCTGTAACATGAGGGGGGTCTGCAATAATAAACAGCACTGTCACTGTGACCGTGGATGGGCACCTCCCTTCTGTAAAGACCAAGGCTTTGGAGGTAGTAATGATAGCGGCCCACCTCCTGGGAACAGCACGGAAATACCAAAGGTGAAGAGAATTTGGGGTTATATGTTATTATTGCTTCTTCCTTtgattctattatttatatttttcttgcttgtgctttttaagaaaagcaaagaaacaccAGAGGAAGATTAA